A single window of uncultured Pseudodesulfovibrio sp. DNA harbors:
- the hflX gene encoding GTPase HflX encodes MGIAQKPKGNLQGLKPNQIKRLSRLYQRQFPIDDCYTNEQARELAELSADTGRQLGLLIDRQGKVGMVLVGDNRSIYIPELPRRRLSSGRLRGLRLLHTHLSGESLSQEDLMDMVFLRLDSVVSLNVSDGFPEVVQAAHLLPPNPDEKSYEIFEPQRWDRFDLDLGATVEALEDEFSRQLAGQGTESDENRVLLVSVDKTPRPVQELSLEELAELADTAGLVAAGTMIQRVRKHNPKFIMGKGKLAELEVRALQANASVIIFDQELSPTQIRNLAKVTERKILDRTQLILDIFAQHATSRSGKLQVEMAQLKYTLPRLVGKNRAMSRLMGGIGGRGPGETKLEIDRRRANDRLTRLKKELKSVRKRRTQTRERRAKAGLPIVSLVGYTNAGKSTLLNTLTQSKVIAEDKLFATLDPTSRRIRFPQEREVVLTDTVGFIRRLPPDLKEAFRATLEELESADLLVLVCDASHPEVEEQVEAVRSILRDMELDDIPSVLVLNKWDKLDREGHETMHNIYPDGIPAMAVKRASLEPVVDAILRGIPWDKKGF; translated from the coding sequence ATGGGTATCGCTCAGAAACCCAAGGGCAACCTGCAAGGGTTGAAGCCCAATCAGATAAAACGTCTATCGCGGCTGTACCAACGTCAGTTTCCCATTGATGATTGTTACACGAATGAACAGGCTCGCGAATTGGCGGAGTTGAGTGCAGACACGGGTCGTCAATTGGGTTTACTCATTGACCGTCAAGGCAAGGTTGGCATGGTGTTGGTGGGCGATAATCGTTCCATCTACATCCCGGAGTTGCCGCGCAGACGCCTGTCTTCTGGACGGCTCCGAGGCTTGCGTCTGTTGCATACACATCTTTCGGGTGAATCTCTGTCACAGGAAGACCTTATGGATATGGTCTTTTTGCGTCTTGATTCCGTGGTTTCGCTGAATGTCAGTGACGGTTTCCCAGAAGTCGTTCAAGCTGCACATTTGTTGCCCCCCAACCCTGATGAGAAGAGTTACGAGATTTTTGAGCCTCAACGTTGGGATCGATTTGATCTTGATTTGGGTGCAACTGTCGAGGCTTTGGAAGATGAGTTTAGTCGTCAGCTTGCTGGGCAGGGGACGGAATCCGATGAGAATCGGGTACTGCTTGTCAGCGTGGATAAGACGCCACGTCCTGTACAGGAACTCTCTTTGGAAGAGTTGGCCGAACTGGCTGATACAGCTGGTTTGGTTGCTGCCGGAACCATGATTCAGCGAGTGCGTAAACATAATCCTAAGTTTATCATGGGAAAAGGCAAGTTGGCCGAGTTGGAAGTGCGGGCGCTTCAGGCCAATGCATCTGTCATTATTTTTGATCAGGAGTTATCTCCTACTCAGATTCGTAACCTCGCCAAGGTGACTGAGCGTAAGATTCTTGATCGTACACAGCTCATTCTCGATATTTTTGCGCAGCATGCCACCAGTCGTTCCGGTAAGTTGCAAGTGGAGATGGCACAGCTCAAGTACACCTTGCCGCGTTTGGTTGGTAAAAATCGGGCCATGTCTCGACTTATGGGTGGTATTGGTGGGCGTGGTCCCGGCGAAACAAAATTGGAAATTGACCGTCGTCGAGCCAATGATCGGTTGACCCGTTTGAAAAAGGAACTGAAGAGTGTTCGCAAACGGCGGACTCAGACCCGTGAACGTCGTGCCAAGGCCGGGTTGCCCATTGTTTCGCTGGTTGGTTATACCAATGCTGGAAAATCCACGTTGCTCAATACGCTGACTCAATCCAAGGTTATTGCCGAGGATAAGCTTTTTGCCACACTGGACCCCACCAGTCGTCGAATTCGATTCCCGCAGGAACGTGAGGTTGTGCTGACGGATACTGTTGGATTTATTCGCCGGTTGCCGCCGGATTTGAAAGAGGCTTTTCGGGCTACATTGGAAGAATTGGAATCAGCGGACCTGTTGGTATTGGTGTGTGATGCATCTCATCCCGAAGTGGAAGAACAGGTCGAAGCTGTGCGTTCAATTTTGCGGGATATGGAATTGGACGATATCCCGTCAGTTCTTGTGTTGAACAAGTGGGATAAACTCGACCGGGAAGGGCATGAGACCATGCATAATATCTATCCTGATGGGATTCCCGCCATGGCCGTGAAACGGGCGAGTCTGGAGCCTGTCGTGGATGCTATCTTACGTGGGATACCGTGGGATAAAAAGGGATTTTAG